Genomic segment of Streptococcus australis:
CTCGTGTCCATTGTCGTTTAGGACCTGCGAAAGGGCAGTTCCCCAAGAACCAGGACCCAAGACAGCGATGGTTTGTTTCTTCATCTTCTCCTCCTTGTAAGAGTTCTTCCTTTCATTTTATCATAAAAATTCTTTTCATGCATTACTTGTGAGTGAAAGCGCACTAATTTATAATAAGAAAACGCCTTTGACAAGATTCCTCTTTTTTGCTAGAATAGCATCAACATGAAAGAATGAGAGGAGCTGGCGAATTTCGTCACTCCCTTTTGTCTATCTGATTAGGAGGAAGTATGCTGATTCAAAAAATAAAACCTTATAAATGGTATGCCTTGGCCTCTTTGGTTATGACAGGTCTAATGGTTGCCAGTTCTCTCTTGCAACCACGATACTTGCAGGAGGTTTTAGAGGCTTTACTGGCTGGCCGACATGAGGCTATTTATAGTATTGGGGCATGGTTGATAGGAGTAGCCCTCGTAGGTCTGGTTGCAGGTGGTGTCAATGTTATTCTTGCTGCCTATATCGCTCAGGGGGTATCTTCGGATCTTCGGGAAGATGCTTTTCGTAAGATCCAAACCTTTTCTTATGCCAACATTGAGCAGTTTAACGCTGGGAATTTAGTAGTCCGTATGACCAACGATATTAACCAAATTCAGAATATGGTGATGATGGTTTTCCAAATCCTTTTCCGTCTTCCTTTGCTTTTTATCGGTTCCTTTATCTTAGCGGTTCACACCCTGCCTTCGCTTTGGTGGGTAATTGTCCTTATGGTAGTGCTGATTTTTGCGCTTACAGGTATCATGATGGGGATGATGGGGCCGCGCTTTGCCAAGTTTCAAACCCTTCTTGAACGAATTAATGCCATCGCCAAGGAAAATCTACGTGGTGTGCGTGTGGTTAAATCCTTTGTGCAAGAAAAAGAGCAATTTAACAAGTTTACTGAGGTTTCAGATGAGCTTCTGGGTCAAAATCTCTACATCGGTTATGCTTTTTCTGTAATGCAGCCCTTTATGATGTTAGTCGGATATGGAGCAGTTTTTCTTTCAATCTGGCTGGTTGGTGGAATGGCTCAATCCGATTCGTCTGTCGTTGGTTCCCTTGCATCTTTTGTTAACTATCTCAGTCAGATTATTTTCACCATTGTCATGATAGGTTTTTTGGGGAATACAGTCAGTCGTGGTATGATTTCTATGATGCGAATTCGAGAAGTGCTAGATACCGAGCCAGCGATGACTTTTAAGGATCTTCCAGATGAAGAGTTAGAAGGAAGTCTCTCTTTTGAAAATGTGACCTTCACTTACCCTACCGATGAAGAACCCATGCTTAAGAATGTAAGTTTTGAAGTCTCACCAGGTCAGATGGTCGGTGTGGTTGGAGCGACTGGGGCAGGTAAGTCCACCCTTGCTCAGCTAATTCCACGACTGTTTGATCCACAGAAGGGCTCTATTAAGATTGGTGGCAAGGATATTCGAGACGTCAGCGAGGGAACCTTGCGTAAAACGGTTTCCATCGTCTTGCAACGTGCTATTCTCTTTAGTGGGACCATTGCAGATAATCTTCGTCAAGGAAAAGGCAATGCCAGCGTGTCCGAACTGGAACGTGCAGCACGAATCGCTCAAGCCAGCGAATTTATCGGCCGCATGGAAAACAAATTTGAGAGTCAGGTCGAAGAACGTGGCACCAACTTTTCTGGTGGGCAAAAACAACGGATGTCGATTGCCCGTGGGATTGTCAGCAATCCCCGTATCCTAATTTTTGACGATTCGACTTCGGCCTTGGATGCCAAGTCAGAAAGACTTGTGCAGGAAGCTTTGAACAAAGACCTGAAAGGGACAACAACCATTATCATCGCTCAAAAAATCAGTTCAGTCGTCCATGCAGACAAGATTTTGGTATTGGACCAAGGGCGATTGATTGGAGAAGGAAGGCATGCAGACTTGGTAGCTAACAATGCTGTCTACCGTGAAATCTACGAAACACAAAAGGGAAAGGAGGAATAAAATGAAAACAGTTCGATTTTTCTGGAATTATTTTAAAGTTTACAAGTTCTCCTTTGTCATTGTGATTTTGATGGTTGCGGTGGCGACAATTGCCCAAGCCCTCTTTCCTGTTTTTTCAGGCCAAGCAGTCACGGAGCTCGCTAATCTGGTTCTGGCTTATCAAAATGGGACCTCAGAACTAGCCTGGCAAAGTTTGTCAGCTCTGATGCTGAATCTAGCCATGGTTGTGCTGGTCTTGGTTGTGTCCAGTTTGATTTACATGATTTT
This window contains:
- a CDS encoding ABC transporter ATP-binding protein → MLIQKIKPYKWYALASLVMTGLMVASSLLQPRYLQEVLEALLAGRHEAIYSIGAWLIGVALVGLVAGGVNVILAAYIAQGVSSDLREDAFRKIQTFSYANIEQFNAGNLVVRMTNDINQIQNMVMMVFQILFRLPLLFIGSFILAVHTLPSLWWVIVLMVVLIFALTGIMMGMMGPRFAKFQTLLERINAIAKENLRGVRVVKSFVQEKEQFNKFTEVSDELLGQNLYIGYAFSVMQPFMMLVGYGAVFLSIWLVGGMAQSDSSVVGSLASFVNYLSQIIFTIVMIGFLGNTVSRGMISMMRIREVLDTEPAMTFKDLPDEELEGSLSFENVTFTYPTDEEPMLKNVSFEVSPGQMVGVVGATGAGKSTLAQLIPRLFDPQKGSIKIGGKDIRDVSEGTLRKTVSIVLQRAILFSGTIADNLRQGKGNASVSELERAARIAQASEFIGRMENKFESQVEERGTNFSGGQKQRMSIARGIVSNPRILIFDDSTSALDAKSERLVQEALNKDLKGTTTIIIAQKISSVVHADKILVLDQGRLIGEGRHADLVANNAVYREIYETQKGKEE